A part of Paraburkholderia azotifigens genomic DNA contains:
- the prpF gene encoding 2-methylaconitate cis-trans isomerase PrpF: MAHAPQIKIPATYMRGGTSKGVFFRLKDLPEAAQVPGAARDALLLRVIGSPDPYGKQIDGMGGATSSTSKTVIVAKSSRPDHDVDYLFGQVSIDKPFVDWSGNCGNLSAAVGPFAISGGLIDPERVPDNGVAVVRIWQANIGKTIIAHVPMTNGAVQETGDFELDGVTFPAAEVQLEFMDPAAEEEGAEGSMFPTGNLVDDLEVPGFGTLKATMINAGIPTIFVNADAIGYTGTELQDAINSDDAALKKFETIRAHGALRMGLIKSLDEIAKRQHTPKIAFVAAPAGYVASSGKAVSGGDVDLLVRAISMGKLHHAMMGTAAVAIGTAAAIPGTLVNLAAGGGERKAVRFGHPSGTLRVGAEAVLVDGEWVVKKAVMSRSARVLMEGWIRVPAV, encoded by the coding sequence ATGGCACACGCACCTCAGATCAAGATACCCGCGACCTACATGCGCGGCGGTACCAGCAAAGGCGTGTTCTTTCGGCTAAAGGACTTGCCCGAAGCGGCGCAAGTGCCTGGCGCCGCGCGCGATGCGTTGCTGCTGCGCGTGATCGGCAGTCCCGATCCGTATGGCAAGCAGATCGACGGCATGGGTGGCGCGACGTCGAGCACCAGCAAGACGGTGATCGTTGCGAAGAGCAGCAGGCCGGATCACGACGTGGATTATCTGTTCGGTCAGGTATCGATCGACAAGCCGTTCGTCGACTGGAGCGGCAATTGCGGCAACCTGTCGGCGGCCGTGGGACCGTTTGCGATCAGCGGCGGGCTAATCGACCCTGAACGCGTGCCTGACAACGGTGTCGCTGTCGTGCGCATCTGGCAGGCGAATATCGGCAAGACGATCATTGCGCACGTGCCGATGACCAACGGCGCCGTGCAGGAAACGGGCGATTTCGAACTCGATGGCGTGACGTTTCCTGCTGCTGAAGTGCAGCTCGAGTTCATGGATCCTGCTGCCGAGGAAGAAGGCGCGGAGGGTTCGATGTTCCCGACTGGGAATCTCGTTGATGATCTTGAGGTGCCCGGCTTCGGCACGCTGAAGGCGACGATGATCAATGCGGGAATTCCGACTATCTTTGTCAATGCCGACGCGATTGGCTATACGGGTACTGAGTTGCAGGACGCAATCAACAGCGATGACGCGGCTCTGAAGAAGTTCGAAACCATTCGTGCGCATGGCGCGCTAAGGATGGGGCTGATCAAGAGTCTCGATGAGATCGCGAAACGGCAGCATACGCCGAAGATCGCGTTTGTGGCTGCGCCTGCTGGTTATGTTGCTTCTAGTGGCAAGGCTGTTTCTGGCGGTGATGTTGATCTGCTCGTGCGGGCTATTTCGATGGGGAAGCTTCATCATGCGATGATGGGCACGGCTGCTGTCGCTATTGGTACTGCTGCGGCTATTCCTGGTACTTTGGTGAATCTTGCTGCCGGCGGTGGAGAACGTAAAGCTGTGCGCTTCGGGCATCCTTCCGGGACTCTGCGGGTTGGGGCTGAGGCCGTTCTTGTGGATGGTGAATGGGTTGTGAAGAAGGCTGTTATGAGTCGTAGTGCGCGGGTGTTGATGGAGGGGTGGATTCGCGTGCCAGCGGTATAA
- the acnD gene encoding Fe/S-dependent 2-methylisocitrate dehydratase AcnD, producing MNTAYRKSLPGTSLDYFDTRAAVDAIQPGAYDALPYTSRVHAENLVRRCDPATLDAALRQIVERKRELDFPWFPARVVCHDILGQTALVDLAGLRDAIADQGGDPAKVNPVVPVQLIVDHSLAVECGGFDPDAFARNRAIEDRRNEDRFDFINWTKKAFKNVDVIPPGNGIMHQINLERMSPVIHAVDGVAYPDTLVGTDSHTPHVDALGVIAVGVGGLEAENVMLGRASWMRLPDIVGVELSGKRQPGITATDIVLALTEFLRKEKVVGAYLEFRGEGASSLTLGDRATISNMAPEYGATAAMFFIDEQTIDYLRLTGRDDAQVKLVETYAKTAGLWADSLKNAEYERVLRFDLSTVVRNMAGPSNPHKRLPTSDLAERGIAGKWEDVPGQMPDGAVIIAAITSCTNTSNPRNVIAAALLARNANARGLTRKPWVKSSLAPGSKAVELYLQEANLLTDLEKLGFGIVAFACTTCNGMSGALDPKIQQEIVDRDLYATAVLSGNRNFDGRIHPYAKQAFLASPPLVVAYAIAGTIRFDIERDVLGNDRDGKPVYLKDIWPSDEEIDAIVKQSVKPEQFRKVYEPMFAVTAASGEPISPLYDWRAQSTYIRRPPYWEGALAGERTLKAMRPLAVLGDNITTDHLSPSNAILANSAAGEYLTKMGLPEEDFNSYATHRGDHLTAQRATFANPTLINEMAVVDGQLKKGSLARIEPEGKVTRMWEAIETYMDRKQPLIIIAGADYGQGSSRDWAAKGVRLAGVEAIVAEGFERIHRTNLIGMGVLPLEFKPGVNRLELGIDGTETYDVIGERKPRADLTLVIHRKNGERVDVPVTCRLDTAEEVSIYEAGGVLQRFAQDFLESSKAAA from the coding sequence ATGAATACTGCATACCGCAAATCACTGCCCGGCACTTCGCTGGACTACTTCGACACACGCGCCGCCGTCGACGCGATCCAGCCCGGCGCATATGACGCGCTGCCGTACACGTCGCGCGTGCACGCGGAGAACCTCGTGCGCCGCTGCGATCCCGCGACGCTCGACGCCGCACTCCGGCAGATCGTCGAGCGCAAGCGTGAGCTGGATTTCCCGTGGTTTCCGGCGCGCGTCGTGTGCCATGACATTCTCGGTCAGACCGCGCTCGTCGATCTCGCCGGCCTGCGCGACGCGATCGCCGATCAGGGTGGCGATCCCGCGAAGGTGAACCCCGTCGTGCCCGTGCAGCTGATCGTCGATCACTCGCTGGCTGTCGAGTGCGGCGGATTCGATCCCGATGCGTTCGCGAGGAACCGCGCAATTGAAGACCGGCGCAATGAAGATCGCTTCGACTTCATCAACTGGACCAAGAAGGCGTTCAAGAACGTCGACGTGATTCCGCCCGGCAACGGCATCATGCATCAGATCAATCTGGAGCGGATGTCGCCCGTGATTCATGCCGTCGATGGCGTGGCGTATCCCGACACGCTCGTCGGCACCGACAGCCACACGCCGCACGTCGATGCGCTGGGCGTGATCGCCGTCGGCGTCGGGGGTCTGGAAGCGGAGAACGTGATGCTGGGCCGCGCGTCGTGGATGCGTTTGCCGGATATCGTCGGCGTCGAACTGTCGGGCAAGCGTCAGCCGGGCATCACGGCCACCGATATCGTGCTCGCGCTCACGGAATTCCTGCGCAAGGAGAAAGTGGTCGGCGCGTACCTGGAGTTTCGTGGCGAAGGCGCGTCGAGCCTCACGCTCGGCGATCGCGCGACGATCTCCAACATGGCGCCCGAATATGGCGCGACGGCGGCGATGTTTTTCATCGACGAACAGACCATCGACTATCTGCGCCTGACGGGTCGCGACGATGCGCAAGTGAAGCTCGTCGAAACGTATGCAAAAACGGCGGGTTTGTGGGCCGATTCGCTGAAGAACGCGGAATATGAGCGCGTACTCAGGTTCGATCTGTCGACCGTCGTGCGCAATATGGCGGGGCCGTCGAATCCGCACAAGCGCTTGCCCACGTCGGACCTTGCCGAGCGCGGCATCGCAGGCAAATGGGAAGACGTGCCGGGACAGATGCCCGATGGCGCCGTCATCATCGCGGCGATCACGAGCTGCACGAATACCAGCAACCCCCGCAACGTGATCGCGGCGGCCTTGCTCGCGCGCAATGCGAATGCGCGTGGTCTGACGCGCAAACCCTGGGTGAAGTCGTCGCTGGCGCCGGGATCGAAGGCCGTCGAACTGTATTTGCAGGAAGCGAACCTGCTGACCGACCTCGAGAAGCTCGGCTTCGGCATCGTCGCGTTTGCATGCACGACGTGCAACGGCATGTCAGGCGCGCTCGATCCGAAGATCCAGCAGGAGATCGTCGATCGCGATCTGTACGCGACGGCGGTGCTGTCGGGCAATCGCAACTTCGATGGCCGCATTCATCCGTATGCGAAGCAGGCGTTCCTCGCGTCGCCGCCGCTGGTGGTCGCGTATGCGATTGCGGGCACGATCCGCTTCGATATCGAACGCGATGTGCTCGGCAACGATCGCGATGGCAAGCCGGTTTATCTAAAGGACATCTGGCCGAGCGACGAAGAGATTGACGCGATCGTCAAACAAAGCGTGAAGCCCGAGCAGTTCCGCAAGGTCTACGAGCCGATGTTTGCCGTCACGGCTGCGAGCGGCGAGCCGATCAGCCCGCTCTACGACTGGCGCGCGCAAAGCACGTACATTCGCCGTCCGCCGTATTGGGAAGGTGCGCTCGCGGGCGAACGTACGTTGAAGGCTATGCGTCCACTCGCCGTGCTTGGCGACAACATTACGACCGATCACCTGTCGCCGTCGAATGCGATTCTCGCGAACAGCGCAGCGGGCGAGTACCTCACGAAAATGGGCCTGCCCGAAGAGGACTTCAATTCGTACGCAACGCATCGTGGCGATCACCTCACTGCGCAGCGCGCGACCTTTGCGAATCCGACGCTGATCAATGAAATGGCTGTCGTCGACGGTCAGTTGAAAAAGGGATCGCTGGCGCGCATCGAGCCCGAAGGCAAGGTCACGCGCATGTGGGAAGCGATCGAAACGTACATGGACCGAAAGCAGCCGCTTATCATCATCGCGGGCGCGGACTATGGCCAGGGTTCGTCGCGCGATTGGGCCGCGAAGGGCGTGCGGCTCGCGGGTGTCGAAGCGATCGTGGCAGAAGGATTTGAGCGCATTCACCGCACCAACCTGATCGGCATGGGTGTACTGCCGCTCGAGTTCAAACCGGGCGTGAACCGGCTTGAACTCGGTATCGACGGGACGGAGACGTACGACGTGATCGGCGAACGTAAGCCGCGCGCGGACCTGACGCTCGTGATTCATCGAAAGAACGGCGAGCGCGTCGACGTGCCTGTCACGTGCCGCCTCGACACGGCCGAGGAAGTCTCGATCTACGAAGCGGGCGGCGTGCTGCAGCGCTTTGCGCAGGACTTCCTGGAGTCGTCGAAGGCCGCGGCGTAA